From Prevotella melaninogenica, the proteins below share one genomic window:
- a CDS encoding BatD family protein, with protein MKRYIILFLSLMSVCVLQAQRVRVAAPKQVTVGEEFQVEYVVYTQDVRRFQLGRLSSGLEKVFGPATSSQSNYQFIDGHASSSSSVSFTYVFIATKKGNVNIGPAHIFVNDQELASTPVKILATTGSHSATSGGYYDSRTDSRAAAAKITANDLFIKVSANKTTVYEQEPVLLTYKVYTTKNLRQLIGKMPDLVGFHVQEVDLPQQKTFHKERIGKRLYNCVTWSQYVMYPQMTGTLQVPPLTFHGIIQESNGFNPFEAFGIDGGSTNFKKDIVAPGLAVKVLPLPNRPTDFSGGVGHFNLSAQLNKKEVKAGNPITIRVVVSGAGNLKLIKKPIIQIPKGFESFDIKTTDKTQLTTKGAEGNMVYDQVVIPHQEGLVAIPPVKFCYYDLAQKKYVTLQTEPMELKVSRGDGSSKDILSVDLPNEDILPLKIGDSSLDKVGNFFFGSVTYYIILLLLLGVGGALSFYYRDRFAHRVDMVLKRGKNANRVASSRLHAAELLMLKNKNLDFYDEVLKTLWGYASDKLNLPVESLSRDNIREQFSKINVPFEVIDNYISAIDECEYERYAPGDEKGNMKRTLDAAMKAISDMEEIVKKLKPSSKKTFSFFFLIICMSIFSLQLSAQTKADVDKLYQKGNYMQAVKGYEKLLKQGESAALYYNLGNSYYRLDNIPHAVLSYERAQRLAPSDEDIRFNLQLAQSKTIDNLTPEPEMFFITWYKALVNYLSVDMWAILSLVCLFISILALVVYLFVDIEFLRKLSKVVLPIFFLFFIINTFFAIQQVYLLDSESHGIIMTPSAVVRKTPDQKSAEAFILHEGSKVRITDNSMSQWTEIKLSDGRQGWIKAENVEAI; from the coding sequence ATGAAACGATATATAATTTTATTTCTGTCACTAATGAGTGTTTGTGTTTTACAAGCACAACGTGTTCGGGTAGCTGCACCAAAACAAGTGACAGTAGGTGAGGAGTTTCAGGTTGAATACGTTGTATACACCCAAGATGTTCGTAGATTTCAATTGGGAAGATTATCAAGTGGACTTGAGAAAGTATTTGGTCCTGCAACTTCTTCGCAATCAAATTATCAATTCATTGATGGGCATGCAAGTAGTTCATCTTCTGTTTCATTTACATACGTCTTTATAGCAACTAAGAAAGGAAATGTAAATATTGGTCCTGCTCATATTTTTGTGAATGATCAGGAACTCGCATCAACGCCAGTAAAAATTTTAGCTACTACAGGTTCTCATAGTGCTACAAGTGGTGGATATTATGATTCACGTACAGACTCTCGTGCTGCTGCAGCAAAGATTACAGCTAACGATTTGTTTATCAAGGTAAGTGCTAATAAGACTACTGTTTATGAACAGGAGCCTGTTTTACTGACATACAAGGTCTATACAACAAAGAACTTACGCCAACTTATTGGTAAGATGCCAGACTTGGTTGGTTTTCATGTGCAAGAAGTTGACTTGCCACAACAAAAAACTTTCCATAAAGAGCGTATTGGTAAGCGTTTATATAATTGTGTTACATGGAGCCAGTATGTAATGTATCCACAAATGACAGGTACTTTACAGGTTCCACCATTGACTTTTCATGGTATCATACAAGAATCTAATGGCTTTAATCCATTTGAAGCCTTTGGTATTGATGGTGGTAGTACAAATTTTAAGAAAGACATTGTAGCACCAGGATTAGCTGTTAAGGTTTTACCTTTACCTAATCGTCCTACAGATTTTTCTGGTGGTGTTGGTCATTTTAATCTTTCTGCACAATTAAATAAAAAAGAAGTAAAGGCTGGTAATCCTATTACGATTCGTGTTGTTGTTAGTGGAGCAGGAAATCTGAAGTTGATAAAGAAACCTATCATTCAGATTCCTAAGGGCTTTGAGTCATTTGATATTAAAACAACTGATAAGACCCAGTTGACAACAAAGGGTGCAGAGGGTAACATGGTTTATGATCAGGTCGTTATTCCTCATCAGGAAGGACTTGTAGCCATACCTCCTGTAAAGTTCTGCTACTATGACTTAGCGCAGAAGAAATACGTAACACTGCAGACAGAACCGATGGAGTTAAAAGTATCAAGAGGTGACGGCTCTTCAAAAGATATTCTTTCTGTTGATTTACCAAATGAAGACATTTTACCATTGAAGATAGGCGACAGTTCACTTGATAAAGTTGGCAACTTCTTCTTTGGTTCTGTGACATACTATATAATTCTTCTTTTACTATTGGGAGTAGGGGGTGCGCTATCATTCTACTATCGTGATCGCTTTGCGCATCGTGTGGATATGGTATTAAAACGTGGAAAAAATGCCAATCGTGTTGCTTCCAGTCGTTTACATGCTGCAGAACTTTTAATGCTGAAGAATAAAAATCTTGATTTCTATGATGAGGTTTTGAAGACATTATGGGGTTATGCAAGTGATAAGCTCAACCTGCCTGTAGAATCATTATCACGTGATAATATTAGAGAGCAGTTTAGTAAAATCAATGTTCCATTCGAAGTGATTGATAACTACATTTCTGCTATTGACGAATGTGAATATGAACGCTATGCTCCTGGTGACGAGAAAGGTAATATGAAACGAACACTTGATGCAGCAATGAAAGCTATATCAGATATGGAAGAGATTGTAAAGAAATTGAAGCCTTCAAGCAAGAAGACTTTCAGCTTCTTCTTCCTTATCATATGCATGTCTATTTTCTCTTTGCAGTTATCAGCACAAACAAAGGCTGATGTTGACAAGCTATATCAAAAAGGGAATTACATGCAAGCTGTTAAAGGTTATGAGAAACTATTAAAGCAGGGCGAATCTGCTGCCTTATATTATAATCTTGGCAATAGCTACTATCGCCTTGATAACATCCCACATGCCGTGTTATCATATGAGCGTGCACAGCGTCTTGCTCCAAGCGATGAGGATATTCGTTTCAACCTTCAGTTGGCACAATCAAAGACAATTGACAATTTGACACCAGAGCCAGAAATGTTTTTTATAACATGGTATAAGGCATTAGTTAATTATCTTAGTGTTGACATGTGGGCAATTCTCAGTCTTGTTTGTCTATTTATTTCGATTTTAGCGCTTGTCGTGTACTTGTTTGTTGACATTGAGTTCCTTAGGAAGTTGTCAAAGGTGGTATTGCCTATCTTTTTCCTATTTTTCATTATCAACACATTCTTTGCTATACAACAGGTTTATTTGTTAGACTCAGAATCACATGGTATTATCATGACACCATCAGCCGTTGTAAGAAAGACGCCTGATCAGAAGTCTGCTGAAGCCTTTATCCTTCATGAAGGTTCAAAAGTCAGAATTACCGATAATAGTATGAGCCAGTGGACGGAAATCAAGTTGAGTGATGGGCGTCAAGGTTGGATTAAGGCTGAGAATGTTGAAGCTATATAA
- a CDS encoding tetratricopeptide repeat protein, whose amino-acid sequence MVKRLYILICMLLVFVGSNAQTANQLIREGNKLFSSKNYAQAEILYHKAIDKDGSNAIANYNLGRCLQAQKKNEEAKKLYDNATKLEKDPVRLSSSYNNLGTIFQDEQNYEKAIEAYKSALRSNPNHKNARYNLELCKRKLKQQQNQQSSDKNKSDKDKDKEKKKKQPQNQNQNKNNQKNNQKNKQPKDDQGMSKDNAEQLLNAVKQQEKETQERLSKVMRQPSDKKLDKNW is encoded by the coding sequence ATGGTAAAACGACTTTATATCTTAATATGTATGTTGTTGGTGTTTGTCGGGAGTAATGCACAAACAGCTAATCAACTCATAAGAGAGGGAAATAAGCTTTTCTCTTCAAAAAACTATGCACAGGCGGAAATTCTTTATCATAAAGCTATTGATAAAGATGGTAGCAATGCGATTGCTAATTATAATTTGGGTAGATGCCTACAAGCACAAAAAAAGAATGAGGAAGCAAAGAAATTGTATGATAATGCTACAAAGTTAGAAAAAGACCCAGTTCGCCTCTCAAGCAGTTATAATAATCTTGGTACAATCTTTCAAGATGAGCAAAATTATGAAAAGGCTATAGAGGCTTATAAGAGTGCTTTACGTAGTAATCCAAATCATAAGAATGCTCGCTATAACCTTGAGTTATGTAAACGTAAATTGAAACAGCAACAAAATCAGCAATCATCTGATAAAAATAAATCTGATAAGGATAAGGATAAAGAAAAGAAAAAGAAGCAACCTCAAAATCAGAATCAAAATAAAAACAATCAAAAAAATAATCAGAAGAATAAACAACCGAAAGACGACCAAGGCATGAGCAAAGATAATGCTGAGCAACTTCTCAATGCTGTTAAACAGCAAGAGAAAGAAACTCAAGAGCGTCTATCAAAGGTTATGCGCCAACCTTCTGATAAAAAACTTGATAAAAACTGGTAA
- a CDS encoding VWA domain-containing protein produces the protein MFRFDNPIYLWLLLLIPLSVIVYLYSIRKRKQQLVKFGNPTLIHQLSPMTSKRRGWIKFVLVELVLLLLILIIARPQVGSKIATNKEREGIETIIALDISNSMLAEDVAPSRLGKSKLIVENLMNKFSEDKIGLIVFAGDAFVQLPITSDYVSAKMFLDNINPSLIGTQGTDIGKALQLSMNSFTPNSKVGKAIILITDGEDNEGGAEEMAKQAQSKGIRVFILGVGSTEGATIPMPDGSELKTSNSEVVKTRLNEEMCKQIATAGHGVYLHVTNSSMADAVLGRELNKLQKGKINNVVYSDFDEQFQALALLVVILLIIDVLLLERKRRW, from the coding sequence ATGTTTAGATTCGATAATCCCATATATCTGTGGTTATTATTACTGATACCCTTATCAGTAATTGTCTACTTGTACTCCATTCGTAAGCGTAAGCAACAATTGGTGAAGTTTGGGAATCCAACACTTATACACCAGCTTTCTCCTATGACAAGTAAGAGAAGAGGTTGGATTAAATTTGTGTTGGTAGAACTGGTATTATTACTCCTTATACTTATTATCGCCCGTCCTCAGGTTGGAAGTAAAATTGCTACTAACAAGGAGCGTGAAGGCATAGAAACCATAATTGCACTTGATATTAGTAATTCAATGCTGGCAGAAGACGTTGCTCCTTCACGTTTAGGGAAGAGCAAATTGATTGTTGAAAATTTGATGAATAAGTTTAGTGAAGACAAAATAGGATTGATTGTCTTTGCGGGAGATGCTTTTGTTCAATTACCTATAACAAGTGATTATGTTTCAGCTAAAATGTTTTTAGATAATATCAATCCTTCTTTAATTGGTACACAAGGAACAGATATTGGTAAGGCACTTCAACTTTCTATGAATAGTTTTACACCTAACTCTAAGGTCGGGAAGGCTATTATCTTAATTACGGATGGTGAAGATAATGAAGGTGGTGCTGAAGAAATGGCAAAACAGGCACAAAGCAAGGGGATAAGAGTTTTTATTTTAGGTGTTGGCTCTACAGAGGGTGCAACAATTCCAATGCCTGATGGCAGCGAATTGAAAACATCTAACAGTGAAGTTGTGAAGACTCGTCTTAACGAAGAAATGTGTAAACAGATTGCAACTGCAGGACATGGTGTTTATCTACATGTTACAAATAGCAGTATGGCTGACGCTGTCTTAGGCAGAGAACTTAATAAATTGCAGAAAGGTAAAATTAACAATGTTGTTTACAGCGACTTTGATGAACAATTTCAGGCATTAGCATTGCTTGTTGTCATTCTGCTAATTATAGATGTCTTATTACTTGAAAGAAAAAGACGTTGGTAA
- a CDS encoding vWA domain-containing protein has product MEFANSGYLLLLLLLIPYLLWYFFRGKGKEPTMRMSDTFAYQHAPKSWKVKLIHLPMALRCIVYALVVIVLARPQTYNTWDNKDTEGIDIMLTMDISASMLTEDVFPNRMEVAKEVASEFISSRPSDNIGLTIFAGEAFTQCPMTLDHAALLNLLHNVRTDLVTNGLMQDGTAIGLGLANSVSRLKDSKAKSKVVILLTDGSNNVGSISPMTAATIAKKFGIRVYTIGLGRETGEDIGAIDYKTLQDIAVLTNGEFYRAQSQAELSKIYQDIDKLEKTKMNIKSYNHLHEAYMPFAWLALLLFCFELILRWTVFRRLP; this is encoded by the coding sequence ATGGAATTTGCCAATAGTGGATATCTCCTTTTACTGCTCTTGTTGATACCGTATCTATTATGGTATTTCTTTCGTGGTAAAGGTAAAGAACCAACCATGAGGATGAGCGATACATTTGCTTATCAGCATGCTCCCAAAAGTTGGAAGGTGAAATTGATTCATCTCCCTATGGCTTTGCGTTGTATAGTTTACGCATTAGTAGTTATCGTTTTGGCACGTCCACAAACTTATAATACTTGGGATAATAAAGATACTGAGGGTATTGACATCATGTTGACAATGGACATTTCTGCAAGTATGTTAACAGAAGATGTTTTTCCCAATCGTATGGAAGTCGCAAAGGAAGTTGCTTCTGAGTTTATCAGTAGTCGTCCAAGCGACAATATAGGACTTACTATCTTTGCGGGTGAAGCTTTTACACAGTGCCCAATGACGCTTGATCATGCAGCCTTGTTGAATCTTCTTCATAATGTTCGTACGGATTTAGTTACAAATGGATTAATGCAAGATGGCACTGCTATCGGTTTGGGATTAGCAAACTCTGTGAGTCGCTTAAAAGATTCTAAAGCTAAGAGTAAGGTTGTTATTCTGTTAACCGATGGTAGTAATAATGTTGGTTCTATATCTCCAATGACAGCTGCTACTATAGCAAAGAAATTTGGTATTAGAGTTTATACAATCGGCTTAGGTAGAGAGACTGGGGAAGATATTGGTGCCATCGATTATAAGACATTGCAAGATATTGCGGTATTGACGAATGGCGAATTCTATAGAGCACAAAGTCAGGCTGAGTTATCAAAAATCTATCAAGATATTGATAAACTCGAAAAAACAAAGATGAATATTAAGTCATATAACCATCTACATGAAGCTTATATGCCTTTTGCTTGGTTGGCTTTGTTACTCTTCTGCTTTGAGTTAATTCTTCGTTGGACAGTCTTCAGACGATTGCCATAA
- a CDS encoding DUF58 domain-containing protein gives MDTTELLKKVRKIEIKTLGLSQNIFAGQYHSAFKGRGMAFSEVREYQYGDDVRDIDWNVTGRFHRPYVKVFEEERELTVMLLIDVSGSLDFGTSGQLKRECATEIAATLAFSAIQNNDKIGVIFFSDHIEKYIAPKKGRKHILYLIREMLTFTPNSKRTDVGISLEYLNKVMKRRCTAFVISDFYTRKDFSQELRIANKKHDIVAIQVYDPRAKEMPDVGLMKVVDAETGHEMYIDTHDARLRKVHNKYWEEREIRLHEMLTQSHVDSVAIATDDDYVKMLMTLFSKRNR, from the coding sequence ATGGATACTACTGAATTACTAAAGAAAGTCCGAAAGATTGAAATCAAGACCTTAGGACTGAGCCAGAATATCTTTGCAGGGCAGTATCATTCTGCCTTCAAAGGACGTGGTATGGCTTTTTCTGAAGTACGCGAGTATCAGTATGGTGATGATGTAAGAGATATAGATTGGAATGTGACAGGACGTTTTCATCGTCCATACGTTAAGGTTTTTGAAGAAGAACGTGAGTTGACAGTGATGCTGCTAATAGATGTCAGTGGCTCGCTTGATTTTGGTACTTCAGGGCAGTTAAAACGTGAGTGTGCTACGGAGATAGCCGCTACATTAGCATTCTCTGCCATTCAAAATAATGATAAGATTGGTGTTATATTTTTTTCAGATCATATTGAGAAGTATATTGCTCCAAAGAAAGGACGTAAGCATATCCTTTATCTTATTCGAGAGATGCTTACTTTTACTCCGAATAGCAAGAGAACAGATGTCGGCATAAGTCTTGAATACCTTAACAAGGTAATGAAGCGTCGTTGTACAGCCTTTGTAATCAGTGATTTTTATACTCGTAAGGATTTCAGTCAAGAACTACGAATAGCTAACAAAAAGCATGATATTGTTGCCATTCAAGTTTATGATCCTCGAGCAAAAGAAATGCCTGATGTGGGTTTAATGAAGGTTGTTGATGCGGAGACAGGGCATGAGATGTATATTGATACACATGATGCTCGTTTACGCAAAGTACATAATAAATATTGGGAGGAGCGTGAGATACGATTACATGAAATGTTAACTCAGAGTCATGTTGATAGTGTGGCTATAGCAACGGATGACGACTATGTAAAGATGTTGATGACGTTGTTTTCAAAGAGGAACCGATGA
- a CDS encoding AAA family ATPase, with protein sequence MAESIDIRELNERIESQSSFVTNLTTGMNQVIVGQRHLIDSLLISLLSDGHILLEGVPGLAKTLAIKTLSQLVDARYSRIQFTPDLLPADVIGTQIYSQKDEAFHVKKGPVFANFVLADEINRAPAKVQSALLEAMQEHQVTIGDSTFTLPDPFLVLATQNPIEQEGTYMLPEAQVDRFMLKVVIDYPTLEEEKLVIRENLQESMPVVHPVITANEILEARRVVKDVYIDDKIMQYIADIVFATRYPERYQLPELKQMITFGGSPRASINLAKASRAYAFIKHRGYVVPEDVRAVAHDVLRHRIGLSYEAEATDLTTEKIISEIINKVQVP encoded by the coding sequence ATGGCAGAATCTATTGATATTAGAGAGTTGAACGAGCGGATAGAAAGTCAGAGTTCATTTGTAACCAACCTTACAACAGGTATGAATCAGGTTATCGTTGGTCAAAGACATCTGATAGACTCACTACTTATTTCGTTACTCAGTGATGGTCATATTCTTCTTGAGGGTGTGCCTGGTTTAGCAAAGACCCTTGCTATCAAGACTCTATCACAGCTTGTTGATGCACGTTATAGTCGTATTCAGTTTACTCCAGATCTTTTGCCAGCCGACGTTATTGGTACACAGATTTATTCTCAGAAGGATGAAGCCTTTCACGTAAAGAAAGGTCCTGTATTTGCTAATTTTGTACTCGCTGATGAAATCAATCGTGCTCCTGCAAAGGTTCAGAGTGCATTGTTAGAGGCTATGCAGGAGCATCAAGTAACAATTGGCGACTCTACTTTTACACTTCCAGACCCTTTCCTTGTATTGGCTACTCAGAATCCGATAGAGCAGGAGGGTACTTATATGCTTCCAGAAGCACAGGTAGACCGATTCATGTTGAAGGTTGTTATCGATTATCCTACATTAGAGGAAGAGAAACTTGTTATTCGTGAGAATCTTCAAGAGAGTATGCCTGTTGTACATCCTGTTATTACTGCGAATGAGATTCTTGAGGCACGTCGTGTGGTTAAGGATGTATATATCGATGATAAAATCATGCAGTATATTGCTGATATCGTTTTCGCTACACGTTACCCAGAGCGCTATCAATTGCCAGAATTGAAGCAAATGATAACATTTGGTGGAAGTCCACGTGCAAGTATCAATCTTGCAAAAGCAAGTCGTGCCTATGCTTTCATCAAGCATCGTGGTTATGTTGTCCCTGAAGATGTACGCGCAGTTGCACATGATGTTTTGCGTCATAGAATTGGTTTGTCTTACGAGGCAGAAGCAACTGATCTTACAACAGAGAAGATTATTAGTGAGATTATCAACAAAGTACAGGTGCCTTAA